Proteins from a genomic interval of Pseudomonas silesiensis:
- a CDS encoding translation initiation factor Sui1, with translation MAKKAASFAALGGLVFSTDAGRHCPDCSKPVDACICKQTVIPAGDGIARVRRESKGRGGKTVTTITGVPLAEDALKDLATTLKKRCGTGGALKDGIIEIQGDHVELLLAELIKHGFKAKKSGG, from the coding sequence GTGGCCAAAAAAGCCGCATCCTTCGCCGCCCTTGGTGGCCTGGTATTTTCCACCGACGCAGGTCGTCATTGCCCCGATTGCAGTAAACCGGTGGATGCCTGCATCTGCAAACAGACCGTTATCCCGGCCGGCGACGGCATCGCTCGCGTGCGTCGCGAAAGCAAGGGGCGTGGCGGCAAGACGGTGACCACCATCACCGGCGTGCCGTTGGCCGAAGACGCGCTCAAGGACCTGGCGACCACGTTGAAAAAACGTTGCGGGACCGGCGGTGCGTTGAAAGACGGCATCATTGAAATCCAGGGCGATCATGTCGAGCTACTCTTGGCCGAACTGATCAAGCACGGTTTCAAGGCGAAGAAGTCCGGCGGCTAG
- a CDS encoding NUDIX hydrolase, translating to MVDSSIDSLREAAHRAASDAEQIAWVDEQDNLLGALVRSELRERGLIGRGTYIMLFNSAGELCVHRRTLSKAIYPGYWDVAAGGMVLATETYAESAARELEEELGVGGVELTAHDHFYFEDTGNRLWCSAFSAVWDGPLILQPEEVVEARFIPIDQVLLEITQKPYCPDSLAALRRYLRSQGPDVA from the coding sequence ATGGTTGATAGCTCCATCGATAGTCTGCGCGAGGCCGCCCATCGTGCGGCCTCGGATGCCGAACAGATCGCCTGGGTCGACGAGCAGGACAACCTGCTCGGCGCCCTGGTCCGCTCCGAGCTGCGCGAGCGCGGGCTGATCGGTCGCGGCACCTACATCATGCTGTTCAATTCCGCCGGTGAACTGTGCGTGCACCGACGCACCCTGAGCAAAGCGATTTACCCGGGTTACTGGGACGTTGCGGCCGGCGGCATGGTGCTGGCCACCGAGACTTACGCCGAGTCGGCGGCCCGTGAGCTGGAAGAAGAGCTGGGCGTGGGCGGTGTGGAACTGACCGCCCATGATCACTTTTACTTCGAGGACACCGGCAACCGACTCTGGTGTTCGGCGTTTTCGGCGGTGTGGGACGGCCCGTTGATCCTGCAACCGGAAGAAGTGGTTGAAGCGCGCTTCATCCCGATCGATCAGGTTCTGCTGGAAATCACGCAGAAGCCTTATTGCCCGGACTCTTTGGCGGCCTTGCGGCGCTATCTCCGGTCCCAAGGGCCGGACGTCGCATAA